TCTTGAGGACTTTCAGGTGCGCCTCGTCCTTGCCCTGAAACTGGCCCTTAAAGGAATCCGTCTCGATTTCGTCTCCGAGTCCCGGTGTTTCCGCATGGTGGAGAATGTTTATCTTCTGCACCTTGAAGTCTTTGTCCACCGCTATGAGGGTATCGATGTAACTCGAATATCCCTTGCCGAAGGACTGTACG
The sequence above is a segment of the Thermodesulfovibrionales bacterium genome. Coding sequences within it:
- a CDS encoding FMN-binding protein encodes the protein VQSFGKGYSSYIDTLIAVDKDFKVQKINILHHAETPGLGDEIETDSFKGQFQGKDEAHLKVLKTETTDYIQAISGATISSRAVTEDAVKNGVAFLMKAIKEGGADHGGHKQG